The proteins below are encoded in one region of Bosea sp. BIWAKO-01:
- a CDS encoding peptide ABC transporter substrate-binding protein, which translates to MNEHDLRGLIADVKEGGLSRRSFVQKMVALGLSAPIATQMLAWNGVAMAQSADDYKPTKAGGGGPLKILLWQAPTLLNPHFASGTKDQIASRVFFEPLAGWDKDGNLVPQLAAEIPTKANGGVSADGKEVIWKLKQGVKWHDGKPFTADDVVFTWEYAADPATAAYTTGAYKDIKVEKIDSHTVKIIFKDPTPFWADAFVGVAGMIIPKHHFGEYKGAKSREAPANLKPVGTGPYKFVEFKPGDLLTGERNPDYHVKNKPHFDTLEVKGGGDAVSAARAVLQTGEYDYAWNMQVEDEILKRMETGGRGRVVVVPGGDVEFIILNPTDPWTEVDGERSSVKTKHPTLSDPAVRQAINLLIDRDSIQKFIYGRGGTATASFVNEPKQFKSPKLKYEFSVEKANKILDDAGWKKGADGIREKDGKKLKYVFQTSINAPRQKTQAIIKQACQRAGIDLELKSVTASVFFSSDVSNPDTYTKLYCDMEMYTTTQPQPDPERFLNQFTSWEIANKENKWLGRNVSRYASKEADEAYKAAQKEFDPVKRAALLIKVNEIFCEANIILPLLSRTIVGASANNLVPDISGWEVTTWNLASWYRT; encoded by the coding sequence ATGAACGAGCACGACCTGCGAGGTTTGATCGCGGATGTGAAGGAAGGTGGCCTGTCGCGGCGTTCCTTCGTGCAGAAAATGGTGGCGCTGGGACTGAGCGCACCGATCGCAACCCAGATGCTGGCCTGGAACGGCGTCGCGATGGCCCAATCGGCCGACGATTACAAGCCGACCAAGGCCGGTGGCGGCGGGCCGCTGAAGATCCTGCTCTGGCAGGCACCGACCCTGCTGAACCCGCATTTCGCCAGCGGCACCAAGGACCAGATCGCCTCGCGCGTTTTCTTCGAGCCGCTCGCCGGTTGGGACAAGGACGGCAATCTCGTTCCCCAACTCGCCGCCGAGATCCCGACCAAGGCCAATGGCGGTGTGTCTGCCGACGGCAAGGAAGTGATCTGGAAGCTGAAGCAGGGCGTCAAATGGCATGACGGCAAGCCGTTCACGGCCGACGACGTCGTCTTCACCTGGGAATATGCCGCCGATCCGGCGACTGCCGCCTATACGACCGGCGCCTACAAGGACATCAAGGTCGAGAAGATCGACTCCCACACCGTCAAGATCATCTTCAAGGATCCGACGCCGTTCTGGGCCGATGCTTTCGTCGGCGTCGCCGGCATGATCATCCCGAAGCATCATTTCGGCGAGTACAAGGGCGCCAAGTCGCGCGAAGCCCCGGCCAATCTGAAGCCAGTCGGCACCGGCCCCTACAAGTTCGTCGAGTTCAAGCCGGGGGACCTGCTCACGGGCGAACGCAACCCCGACTATCACGTCAAGAACAAGCCGCATTTCGACACGCTCGAGGTCAAGGGCGGCGGTGACGCGGTCTCGGCGGCGCGTGCCGTGCTGCAGACCGGCGAATACGACTATGCCTGGAACATGCAGGTCGAGGACGAGATCCTCAAGCGCATGGAAACCGGCGGGCGCGGGCGCGTGGTGGTGGTTCCTGGTGGCGACGTCGAGTTCATCATCCTCAACCCCACGGATCCGTGGACCGAGGTCGACGGCGAACGTTCGAGCGTCAAGACCAAGCACCCGACGCTGAGCGATCCGGCCGTGCGCCAGGCGATCAACCTGCTGATCGACCGCGATTCGATCCAGAAGTTCATCTATGGCCGCGGCGGCACCGCGACGGCGAGCTTCGTCAACGAGCCGAAGCAGTTCAAGTCGCCGAAACTGAAGTATGAATTCAGCGTCGAGAAGGCCAACAAGATCCTCGACGACGCCGGCTGGAAGAAGGGCGCCGACGGCATCCGCGAGAAGGATGGCAAGAAGCTCAAATACGTCTTCCAGACCTCGATCAACGCGCCGCGCCAGAAGACGCAGGCGATCATCAAGCAGGCCTGCCAGCGCGCCGGCATTGATCTCGAGCTGAAGTCGGTGACTGCGTCCGTGTTCTTTTCCTCGGACGTCTCCAATCCCGACACTTACACCAAGCTCTACTGCGACATGGAGATGTACACCACGACGCAGCCGCAGCCGGATCCGGAGCGCTTTCTCAACCAGTTCACCTCGTGGGAGATCGCCAACAAGGAGAACAAGTGGCTGGGCCGCAACGTCTCGCGCTACGCCAGCAAGGAAGCAGATGAGGCCTACAAGGCTGCGCAGAAGGAGTTCGATCCGGTGAAGCGCGCCGCGCTGCTGATCAAGGTCAACGAGATCTTCTGCGAGGCCAACATCATCCTGCCGCTCCTGTCGCGCACGATCGTCGGCGCGTCGGCGAACAACCTCGTGCCCGATATCTCGGGCTGGGAAGTCACGACCTGGAACCTTGCGAGCTGGTACCGCACCTAG